The Rhodopirellula islandica genome includes a region encoding these proteins:
- a CDS encoding patatin-like phospholipase family protein: protein MKIALAFSGGGVRATVFHLGVLARLAREGLLGNVQMISSVSGGSLAAGLVFSATNNRWPSSEEYLHEVVPKILRLLTTQNLQRSYVIKSLMFPWQILSGRAAVLGDELERRWQIQGDLADLPESPRWLINATCYQTGKNWRFQRDLMGDYQTKYIVDPKFRLSHALAASAAVPGLIGPLIVKAKHHRWQEMRNDEWHTIPAKYKRLHLWDGGVYDNLGVEALFKPGTGLVDGTDFLIVCDASRPLGSESRRSKWRPGYLKASMRLVDVATDQVRSLRARMLIDHFKKNPGSGAYLRLGLKSKRSTLRAHQPADAAASTSGIRESHWTEQPSLTDEEVDRVSRIETTLRRLNHQEFSLLFRHGYEVANGTLARYGGESLDQVPRSRVLLRAA from the coding sequence ATGAAAATCGCCCTGGCTTTCTCTGGTGGTGGCGTTCGCGCCACCGTGTTTCACTTGGGTGTGCTTGCGCGACTCGCACGCGAAGGCTTGCTGGGAAACGTCCAGATGATTTCCAGCGTTTCTGGCGGCAGCCTCGCCGCAGGGCTGGTGTTTTCTGCAACGAACAATCGCTGGCCAAGCAGCGAGGAGTATCTTCACGAAGTCGTCCCCAAAATCCTGCGTCTGCTGACCACCCAAAACCTGCAGCGATCCTATGTGATCAAGTCGTTGATGTTCCCCTGGCAAATTCTCAGTGGTCGCGCCGCAGTTTTGGGCGACGAGCTGGAACGCCGCTGGCAAATTCAAGGTGACTTGGCCGACCTGCCCGAATCGCCTCGCTGGTTGATCAACGCGACTTGTTATCAAACGGGAAAGAACTGGCGGTTCCAGCGTGATTTGATGGGCGACTATCAAACCAAGTACATAGTGGATCCCAAGTTTCGGCTCTCACACGCACTGGCAGCTTCCGCCGCCGTGCCTGGTTTGATCGGCCCGTTGATTGTGAAGGCCAAGCACCATCGCTGGCAAGAAATGCGAAACGATGAATGGCACACCATCCCGGCCAAGTACAAACGGCTTCACCTTTGGGATGGTGGCGTGTACGACAACCTCGGTGTGGAAGCCTTGTTCAAGCCGGGCACTGGTTTGGTCGACGGCACCGATTTCCTGATCGTCTGCGATGCCTCGCGACCACTGGGCAGTGAATCGCGTCGATCCAAGTGGCGTCCCGGGTACCTCAAGGCCTCGATGCGACTGGTCGATGTGGCCACCGATCAAGTCCGCAGCCTGCGTGCTCGGATGCTGATTGATCACTTCAAGAAAAACCCCGGCAGCGGCGCCTACCTGCGACTCGGCCTGAAGAGCAAGCGGTCAACGCTGCGTGCCCATCAACCCGCGGATGCTGCCGCCAGCACTTCCGGAATTCGCGAATCTCATTGGACGGAGCAGCCCTCGCTCACGGACGAAGAAGTCGATCGCGTCTCCAGAATTGAGACGACCCTTCGCCGGTTGAACCACCAAGAGTTCAGCCTGCTGTTTCGGCATGGCTACGAAGTCGCCAACGGAACGCTGGCTCGCTACGGTGGGGAATCGCTCGACCAAGTCCCCCGCAGCCGGGTCCTGTTGCGAGCCGCGTGA
- a CDS encoding 3-keto-disaccharide hydrolase, with the protein MTCSNQLRRKLVLTDGMFWMASVLACSLLNAAGNPVAAAPPLEAGGQAKQADDRQGFVELFDGKTFDGWEHSGNWRIENRAFFRAAGGGPLTYKHQSVPEDFELRFDWKVSKACNSGVYYRPGQVEYQVLDNVDSPYGENPRQSAASLFFCMAPSKDATRPVGEWNRGRVVCQGTVIQHWLNGQKVLDFDYTDPKWAEMVELLAIRGGDLTGRGGELWLQDHGQPVWYRNLRWREIPSGETLRPSPDFQPMPIPPAALAKEQQRVQAMLEKAKSN; encoded by the coding sequence GTGACGTGCTCGAATCAACTCCGTCGGAAACTCGTGTTGACCGATGGGATGTTCTGGATGGCGAGCGTCTTGGCATGCTCGCTTTTGAACGCCGCAGGCAACCCTGTGGCTGCCGCACCTCCTTTGGAGGCCGGTGGCCAAGCCAAGCAAGCCGATGATCGCCAGGGCTTTGTTGAGTTGTTTGATGGCAAAACGTTCGACGGTTGGGAGCACAGTGGCAACTGGCGAATCGAAAACCGGGCTTTCTTTCGTGCTGCTGGCGGTGGACCACTCACTTACAAGCACCAATCCGTTCCGGAAGACTTCGAGCTACGGTTCGATTGGAAAGTTTCCAAGGCTTGCAACAGCGGCGTCTATTACCGGCCCGGTCAAGTCGAATATCAGGTGCTTGATAACGTGGACAGTCCCTACGGAGAGAACCCACGGCAATCCGCGGCTTCGTTGTTCTTCTGCATGGCGCCTTCCAAGGATGCAACACGTCCCGTGGGCGAATGGAATCGAGGGAGGGTGGTCTGCCAGGGAACCGTGATTCAGCATTGGCTCAACGGGCAAAAGGTTCTGGACTTTGACTACACGGATCCAAAGTGGGCCGAGATGGTGGAGTTGTTGGCGATCCGGGGTGGCGATCTCACTGGCCGTGGCGGCGAGCTTTGGCTCCAGGACCACGGTCAGCCGGTTTGGTATCGCAACCTACGTTGGCGAGAAATTCCAAGTGGCGAGACCCTTCGCCCATCGCCCGATTTCCAGCCGATGCCAATACCGCCAGCGGCACTGGCGAAGGAGCAGCAGCGAGTGCAGGCCATGCTGGAAAAAGCAAAGTCGAATTGA
- the rpsU gene encoding 30S ribosomal protein S21 has protein sequence MVKLLVRDRETIQEAVRRFRKLVERSGIKKEMRRREFYEKPSETNRRARLRAERRNKRTRMLSR, from the coding sequence ATGGTAAAGTTATTGGTGCGTGATCGGGAAACGATTCAGGAGGCAGTCCGCCGGTTTAGAAAATTGGTCGAGCGAAGCGGTATCAAAAAAGAGATGCGTCGCCGCGAGTTCTACGAAAAGCCGAGCGAAACCAATCGCCGCGCCCGCCTGCGTGCCGAACGCCGCAACAAACGCACCCGCATGTTGTCCCGCTGA
- a CDS encoding formyltransferase family protein, producing MEVVITALGPDHSGLADPIIHHVTARGARISEIQMYDHDEEELFAMLCRLQFDAGPDPQRLFTQLQDEMKQIGEHTGLSIRAWSPDARSSRPRLAVACTYVEHTPRAVLEAVASGQIAAEVPVIISNRKKLGFLADEFDSDFRMIGDGTGAVDDAALLATLDEYDIDYLILARYMRILPADACWQFAGGRIINLHHGLLPGFPGFRPYHDAHNARMLTFGATCHFIIPELDAGNQTINQRTFSVVPGTPLDKIIAQGESENEPACLVEGLRRVVDREVHLHFHRVVPRKDVVTAAQNAQ from the coding sequence ATGGAAGTCGTCATCACCGCCTTGGGACCGGATCACTCCGGTTTGGCAGATCCGATCATTCACCACGTCACCGCGCGAGGGGCTCGGATTTCCGAAATCCAGATGTATGACCACGACGAGGAAGAACTTTTCGCGATGCTCTGCCGCCTGCAGTTCGACGCTGGCCCCGACCCGCAACGATTGTTCACGCAGTTGCAGGACGAAATGAAACAAATCGGCGAACACACCGGGTTGTCCATCCGGGCCTGGAGCCCCGACGCTCGTTCGAGTCGCCCACGATTGGCCGTGGCCTGCACCTATGTGGAGCACACACCACGAGCCGTTTTGGAGGCAGTTGCCTCCGGCCAAATAGCCGCCGAAGTGCCGGTGATCATCTCCAACCGAAAGAAACTCGGGTTTCTCGCGGACGAATTCGACTCTGACTTCCGGATGATCGGCGATGGCACGGGAGCGGTCGATGACGCCGCACTCCTGGCCACCCTGGATGAATACGACATCGACTACCTGATTCTCGCTCGCTACATGCGGATTCTGCCTGCCGACGCCTGCTGGCAATTCGCAGGCGGACGGATCATCAACCTTCACCACGGGTTGCTGCCTGGTTTCCCAGGATTCCGCCCGTATCACGACGCCCACAACGCCCGGATGCTGACGTTTGGGGCCACCTGCCATTTCATCATTCCCGAACTGGATGCTGGCAATCAAACGATCAACCAGCGAACGTTCTCAGTCGTTCCAGGCACTCCCCTGGACAAAATCATTGCTCAGGGCGAGTCCGAGAATGAACCGGCGTGTTTGGTCGAAGGCTTGCGCCGCGTGGTCGATCGCGAAGTCCACCTGCACTTTCACCGCGTCGTGCCCCGCAAGGATGTGGTGACCGCGGCCCAGAATGCCCAGTAG
- a CDS encoding YkgJ family cysteine cluster protein: MPTASKLPVATPPSVTGRRRSDFPADANLCDHCTAKCCHYFALPIDEPVTRKDFDFMRWYLLHDRATVFVDEDTWYLLVHTTCKHLQDDYRCGIYETRPQICREYTTKECEFEDDWCYEKYFETPEQIDEYADALFGPQFPEGADRDIDSIRSRRPTGLPVVG, from the coding sequence ATGCCCACCGCATCCAAGTTGCCCGTCGCCACGCCGCCCTCGGTCACTGGCCGTCGCCGATCCGATTTTCCCGCCGATGCGAATTTGTGCGATCATTGCACAGCGAAGTGCTGTCATTACTTCGCGCTGCCGATCGACGAGCCGGTGACGCGAAAAGATTTTGACTTCATGCGGTGGTATTTGCTGCACGATCGAGCCACCGTGTTTGTGGACGAGGACACGTGGTACTTGCTCGTTCACACGACTTGCAAGCACTTGCAAGACGATTATCGATGCGGCATCTACGAAACCCGGCCTCAAATCTGTCGTGAGTACACCACGAAGGAATGTGAGTTCGAGGACGACTGGTGCTACGAGAAGTACTTCGAAACGCCGGAGCAAATCGACGAGTACGCTGATGCCCTGTTTGGCCCGCAGTTTCCCGAAGGAGCCGACCGGGACATCGACTCGATCCGCAGTCGACGGCCGACGGGACTCCCGGTCGTTGGGTAG
- the hisS gene encoding histidine--tRNA ligase produces MIQPRTLKGFRDYLPAVMIPREQLMQTAREVFRSFGFAPIDTPTLEHLEILTGKGSDETDRQLYSFEDNGGRAVGMRFDLTVPLARFAAQHIGALGTPFKRYHIAPVWRGEKPQEGRYREFVQCDFDTIGTTSELADIEAVCVIDALLRAIGIDAFTISINNRAILTGLLESLGLGDKTTPVLRSLDKLGKIGREKTANEMIESAGVTAEQADAVLRLAECDGDAESILASLPEITGGNETAAAGIERLTQIYRGALASGVSPDRLKIDVSIARGLDYYTGVIFETTLDDLPGIGSVCSGGRYDNLAGLYTKQHLPGIGASLGLDRLLAALESLGRLSGVSKPCAVFVPFFDKGHRDDYLKLATQLRTAGIGVEVYPEPKKLGQQLKYADSQGFAVALVAGGNEWEAGTVQVKTLASKESQDVTYSHDSPQALIDAVRAVTS; encoded by the coding sequence ATGATTCAACCTCGCACGCTGAAGGGATTCCGCGATTACTTGCCCGCCGTGATGATTCCGCGGGAACAATTGATGCAAACCGCTCGCGAAGTGTTTCGCAGTTTCGGGTTCGCTCCGATCGATACACCGACGCTCGAACACCTGGAAATCTTGACTGGCAAAGGCAGCGATGAAACCGATCGTCAGCTCTATTCGTTTGAAGACAACGGCGGCCGTGCGGTTGGGATGCGATTTGACTTGACGGTGCCGTTGGCTCGCTTTGCCGCCCAGCACATCGGCGCGTTGGGAACCCCGTTCAAGCGTTATCACATCGCTCCGGTTTGGCGTGGTGAGAAACCGCAAGAAGGCCGTTACCGCGAATTTGTGCAGTGTGACTTTGACACGATCGGCACCACATCGGAACTCGCTGACATCGAAGCGGTTTGTGTGATCGATGCGTTGCTGCGGGCGATCGGGATCGACGCGTTCACGATCAGCATCAACAACCGGGCGATCTTGACCGGGTTGCTGGAATCGTTGGGCCTGGGTGACAAGACGACACCGGTGCTGCGAAGTCTGGACAAGCTTGGAAAGATCGGCCGTGAAAAAACAGCCAACGAGATGATTGAGTCGGCGGGGGTGACGGCCGAGCAAGCCGACGCGGTGTTGCGATTGGCAGAATGCGATGGCGATGCGGAATCCATTTTGGCATCGTTGCCCGAGATCACGGGCGGCAACGAAACCGCCGCCGCGGGCATTGAACGATTGACCCAAATCTATCGCGGTGCCTTGGCATCCGGTGTCAGCCCGGACCGCTTGAAGATCGATGTCTCAATCGCTCGCGGGCTGGATTATTACACCGGGGTGATCTTCGAAACGACGCTGGATGACCTGCCTGGCATCGGCAGCGTTTGCAGCGGTGGTCGTTACGACAACTTGGCGGGGCTGTACACCAAGCAACACTTGCCCGGCATCGGAGCGTCGCTTGGGTTGGACCGCTTGCTCGCCGCACTGGAAAGCCTCGGCCGATTGTCAGGTGTGAGCAAGCCGTGTGCTGTGTTCGTTCCATTCTTCGACAAGGGGCACCGCGACGATTACTTGAAGTTGGCAACGCAGCTTCGCACGGCGGGGATCGGCGTCGAGGTTTACCCCGAGCCCAAGAAGCTCGGCCAACAACTCAAGTACGCGGACTCGCAAGGATTCGCTGTCGCACTCGTCGCGGGCGGCAACGAATGGGAGGCCGGCACGGTGCAAGTCAAAACGCTCGCGTCGAAAGAGTCGCAAGACGTGACCTACTCGCACGATTCGCCGCAAGCCTTGATCGACGCGGTTCGAGCAGTAACGTCGTAA
- a CDS encoding carboxypeptidase-like regulatory domain-containing protein yields the protein MIVLYSAIKQAAALTLVGCLALTLATSTGCGSGDDADYASIGLVPITGTVTLDGQPLEGAVVMFEAPDTTFSYGTTNADGNYEIKFNSEVMGVPPGDKIVRISTTASTGEVDTEGADDDDDDAAARRKKKKKRNPNEQVPEAYNEDSQIKATISDSQTVYDFALKADGSPL from the coding sequence ATGATCGTTCTGTACTCAGCAATCAAGCAAGCAGCCGCTCTAACCCTGGTCGGTTGCCTTGCACTCACCTTGGCAACCAGCACCGGCTGTGGATCAGGTGACGACGCGGATTATGCCTCCATTGGACTGGTTCCGATCACAGGCACAGTCACTCTGGACGGGCAACCTCTCGAAGGCGCCGTCGTGATGTTCGAAGCCCCGGACACGACGTTTTCCTACGGCACCACCAACGCCGATGGCAACTATGAAATCAAATTCAACAGCGAAGTGATGGGCGTTCCACCCGGAGACAAAATTGTGCGAATCAGCACGACCGCGTCGACCGGTGAAGTGGACACCGAAGGCGCGGATGATGATGACGACGACGCAGCTGCTCGACGCAAAAAGAAGAAAAAACGCAATCCCAACGAACAGGTTCCCGAAGCCTACAACGAGGATTCGCAAATCAAGGCGACGATCAGCGACAGCCAAACGGTTTATGACTTCGCCCTGAAGGCCGATGGCTCGCCACTCTAA
- a CDS encoding DUF1559 domain-containing protein yields MTCLTTRLSRRSPAQPCKNQTPARQATSPRGFTLVELLVVIAIIGVLVGLLLPAVQSAREAARRMQCGNNLKQIGLGLHVYHDTFNKFPYGWDNRGMTWSGHILPQIEQANLYQTLIFQESGLGNWATDDGPNEEACETVIPTYRCPSMALPLHMDYNGIPQRVPASYRGVAGTLATSDDTSTALPDTISLESLDQDGIFYACSKTKFRDILDGTSNTIMIGESYNNPKFVKDGQGMDYWYIGAPQTDPCGCNGGTGGTEFSEVAGVTITPINAIKRAPLMSGRLMELAFGSYHVGGAHFLKCDGSVAFLTESLAEDVYDALGSRDGGEIPGEI; encoded by the coding sequence ATGACTTGCCTGACGACCCGATTGAGTCGCCGATCCCCAGCCCAACCCTGCAAGAACCAAACCCCCGCCCGCCAAGCGACCTCACCCCGCGGATTCACGCTGGTTGAATTGCTGGTCGTGATCGCCATCATCGGCGTGTTGGTTGGCTTGCTCTTGCCAGCCGTTCAATCGGCTCGCGAAGCCGCCCGTCGCATGCAGTGCGGCAACAACCTCAAGCAAATTGGCTTGGGACTTCACGTGTATCACGACACGTTCAACAAATTCCCCTACGGCTGGGACAACCGCGGCATGACCTGGAGCGGACACATCCTGCCTCAGATCGAACAAGCCAACCTGTATCAAACCTTGATCTTTCAAGAGTCGGGCCTGGGCAACTGGGCCACCGACGACGGCCCCAACGAAGAGGCCTGCGAGACGGTCATCCCAACCTACCGTTGCCCCAGCATGGCGCTGCCACTGCACATGGATTACAACGGCATCCCACAACGCGTTCCCGCCAGTTACCGCGGTGTCGCCGGAACCTTGGCGACGTCGGATGACACCAGCACCGCTCTGCCCGACACGATCTCGTTGGAAAGCTTGGACCAAGACGGCATCTTCTACGCCTGCAGCAAAACCAAGTTCCGTGACATTCTGGACGGAACTTCGAACACGATCATGATCGGCGAAAGCTACAACAACCCCAAGTTCGTCAAAGACGGTCAGGGGATGGATTACTGGTACATCGGTGCCCCTCAAACAGACCCCTGCGGTTGCAACGGCGGAACGGGAGGCACGGAATTCTCGGAAGTCGCTGGCGTAACAATCACTCCCATCAACGCTATCAAACGAGCCCCATTGATGAGCGGCCGATTGATGGAACTGGCGTTTGGAAGCTACCACGTCGGTGGGGCCCATTTCTTGAAGTGCGATGGCTCGGTGGCATTCCTGACCGAATCGCTGGCAGAAGACGTCTACGACGCTCTTGGCTCGCGTGACGGCGGTGAAATCCCCGGCGAAATTTGA
- a CDS encoding linear amide C-N hydrolase produces MGWIAVVAVMGLLTASAQPAIACTVMRLNIHGQLVIARNHDWPFGEALVITNLRGIEKTSLAPIKPATWTSKYGSVSFCQFGREIPFAGMNEKGLTVDLLRLPQATFPDPVKVEADPELTAVNAIQWVQYQLDTAETVAEVVDSLSTVVPIPMLPMVETVHYFVTDARGDVAVVEFINGKAVVRHGDDYCMDDGNPKTRTCVLANSSWEDSQTNQANNTSLLRYDRGIRLVELANDLGDQQAPIEYAHRCLQIVAQGPLTQWNLVYLPEQRRIHFRTQTSPQQRWIDLDDLSFESDQPPQAIDIDQDIQGDVASHMNDVTHADNERIVNHAFDHFVPAGLPSLVIKQLLLDYPSKLRGPQTAP; encoded by the coding sequence ATGGGATGGATTGCGGTGGTTGCGGTGATGGGACTTTTGACAGCCTCGGCCCAGCCCGCCATCGCTTGCACGGTCATGCGACTGAATATTCACGGGCAATTGGTCATCGCACGCAATCACGACTGGCCGTTTGGGGAAGCCCTCGTGATCACCAATCTGCGCGGCATCGAGAAAACTTCGCTCGCGCCGATCAAACCCGCGACTTGGACCTCCAAGTACGGCAGTGTTTCGTTCTGCCAATTCGGCCGAGAGATTCCGTTTGCCGGGATGAACGAAAAAGGACTGACCGTGGACTTGTTGCGTTTGCCTCAAGCCACCTTTCCGGATCCCGTGAAAGTGGAAGCAGATCCCGAACTCACCGCGGTCAACGCAATCCAGTGGGTCCAGTATCAACTCGATACCGCCGAAACCGTCGCGGAAGTGGTCGACAGCCTCTCCACCGTCGTGCCCATCCCAATGCTACCGATGGTCGAAACCGTTCACTACTTTGTCACCGATGCACGCGGCGATGTCGCGGTCGTCGAATTCATCAACGGCAAAGCAGTCGTTCGGCACGGCGACGACTACTGCATGGACGACGGCAACCCCAAGACGCGAACCTGCGTGCTGGCAAACTCGTCGTGGGAAGACTCCCAAACCAACCAAGCCAACAACACCAGCCTGTTGCGATACGACCGGGGCATTCGCTTGGTCGAACTGGCAAATGACTTGGGCGATCAACAGGCTCCGATCGAATACGCCCACCGCTGCTTGCAAATCGTGGCGCAAGGCCCTCTGACTCAGTGGAATTTGGTCTATCTGCCGGAGCAGCGTCGGATTCATTTTCGAACCCAAACGTCGCCCCAACAACGATGGATCGATCTGGATGATCTGTCCTTCGAGTCCGATCAGCCCCCGCAAGCAATCGACATCGACCAAGACATTCAGGGCGATGTGGCGTCCCACATGAACGATGTCACTCACGCTGACAACGAACGGATCGTGAACCACGCGTTTGATCACTTTGTCCCCGCTGGCTTGCCGAGCCTGGTGATCAAACAGCTTCTGTTGGACTACCCGAGCAAGCTTCGGGGGCCGCAAACGGCACCCTGA
- a CDS encoding BBP7 family outer membrane beta-barrel protein, which translates to MNSLIWRRLPRLAKHCVVLVACLACSPLAAQVRVKKPDRNTYQAPVRGGDAAMTGDWELYPDASSDLSRIQIDEVGYDDVAVPADAEDNGLQVLEEPRGLKLRTLGATAGSKAQPANAQIVRPVSVMSIDRDANAGGASMRPARVIRKASGTVTVMEHPSFSGETIIGSGTSMALHGPGCGLEGPGCGVEGCGCGFDVSCGLEGPGCGLESYGCDSCGYGGCDGMCGPGGAICVDPNRWFGSAELMIMFRKGDRLPALVTTDTAPDTGSLDTGTVLAGNDSVLKDAAAGGRLTLGLWLDRHQCRSLVFRGWVAGDENYSFGADQRNFEVLAIPFFNVATDAEDSNVVVFPNAPADPAINGRFGAVGVNAYSELHGGDISVRQFWRGGLGTTFDVLYGYQYMRLSEGLNIASSSTLTEGTDAGNYISIRDSFEATSEFHGAQFGLAGRYREGCWSFNWLAKAAFGNVRRTADRQGSTTVGPPDTAQEGGLFVDADTNEGTFTSDTFGWVPEFDVNLGWHRFDHFDVTVGYHLMAMTDAIQVSGIFDRNVNDTNNVLPSSAMRDSTFYVQGIHFGLSYTH; encoded by the coding sequence ATGAACTCTTTGATCTGGCGCCGACTTCCCCGGTTAGCGAAACACTGTGTGGTCCTCGTGGCATGCCTGGCATGCTCACCGTTGGCTGCACAGGTCCGTGTCAAGAAACCGGACCGCAACACCTATCAAGCACCCGTCCGTGGCGGTGACGCGGCAATGACGGGCGATTGGGAATTGTATCCCGACGCCAGTTCGGACCTCAGTCGCATTCAGATTGACGAAGTCGGTTATGACGACGTGGCAGTTCCTGCGGACGCAGAGGACAACGGTTTGCAAGTTCTGGAAGAACCTCGCGGACTGAAGTTGCGAACGCTCGGCGCGACAGCCGGCTCCAAGGCTCAGCCAGCCAACGCCCAAATCGTCCGGCCTGTTTCGGTCATGTCGATTGATCGCGATGCGAATGCTGGTGGTGCTTCCATGCGACCGGCTCGTGTCATCCGCAAAGCATCTGGCACGGTCACCGTGATGGAACACCCCTCGTTTTCGGGTGAAACGATCATCGGATCGGGCACATCCATGGCATTGCACGGTCCCGGTTGTGGTCTGGAAGGCCCGGGGTGTGGCGTGGAAGGTTGCGGTTGTGGTTTCGACGTCAGCTGTGGGCTGGAAGGTCCTGGTTGTGGGCTGGAATCGTATGGCTGCGACAGTTGTGGCTATGGTGGCTGCGATGGCATGTGTGGGCCTGGTGGAGCGATTTGTGTCGATCCGAATCGTTGGTTTGGTTCAGCGGAATTGATGATCATGTTCCGCAAAGGCGATCGATTGCCAGCGTTGGTGACGACCGATACCGCGCCGGACACTGGATCGCTCGATACCGGGACGGTTTTGGCTGGGAATGATTCCGTGTTGAAAGACGCTGCTGCAGGCGGACGTTTGACGCTCGGTTTGTGGCTGGACCGCCATCAGTGCCGCAGTCTGGTCTTCCGAGGCTGGGTCGCGGGCGATGAAAACTACAGCTTCGGTGCTGATCAACGAAACTTTGAGGTGCTCGCGATTCCGTTCTTCAACGTCGCAACCGACGCAGAAGATTCCAACGTGGTCGTGTTCCCCAATGCTCCGGCCGATCCTGCGATCAACGGTCGCTTTGGTGCGGTCGGCGTCAATGCCTACAGCGAACTGCACGGTGGTGACATCTCGGTGCGTCAGTTTTGGCGAGGCGGTTTGGGAACCACGTTCGACGTGCTCTACGGTTACCAATACATGCGGTTGTCGGAAGGTTTGAATATCGCGTCCAGCTCAACGCTGACAGAGGGCACCGACGCGGGCAACTACATCTCGATTCGTGATTCCTTTGAAGCGACCAGCGAATTCCACGGAGCCCAATTTGGTCTGGCCGGTCGCTATCGCGAAGGTTGCTGGAGCTTCAATTGGTTGGCCAAGGCCGCGTTTGGCAACGTTCGTCGCACGGCGGATCGTCAAGGCAGCACTACGGTCGGTCCTCCCGACACCGCGCAAGAGGGTGGTTTGTTTGTCGACGCGGATACCAACGAAGGCACCTTCACCAGCGACACGTTTGGTTGGGTTCCCGAATTCGACGTCAACTTGGGCTGGCACCGATTCGACCACTTTGATGTCACGGTCGGCTATCACCTGATGGCCATGACGGACGCCATTCAGGTCTCTGGGATCTTCGACCGAAACGTCAACGACACCAACAATGTCTTGCCGTCATCGGCGATGCGAGACAGCACGTTCTACGTGCAGGGCATCCACTTCGGGCTGAGTTACACCCACTGA